One Solanum lycopersicum chromosome 2, SLM_r2.1 genomic region harbors:
- the LOC101264581 gene encoding E2F transcription factor-like E2FF isoform X2: MSSSLHTEDSQWKNPSIYSRKDKSLGLLCSNFLKLCDREGVDSTIGLDNAADQLGVERRRIYDIVNILESVGVLSRKAKNQYRWNGYNAISKAVDLLKKEGLKDLSTVSSTCHNVSNVIACNNSDVKEKGEGKTAGSHKIDNRKEKSLMILAQNFVKLFHCSDVDLISLDKAASALLAKTRRLYDIANVFVSMNLIEKIRSPDNGKPVFRWIAWKENLRSGSLASAKSDDSTRRTFGAEITNTTPKRYRDDSSSDVMSNGQVKRLKVAKDDELKDKKQEISTEQLNERGTKDFVFGPFGPSSLPRSGISGKENLKQIQNWEDLASKYHPQYQNKAANELFAHYVEAWESWQVEAANELHKQHEH; encoded by the exons ATGTCATCGTCACTCCATACTGAAGATTCTCAATGGAAAAACCCTAGCATTTATAGCCGCAAGGACAAATCGCTCGGTCTTCTTTGCTCCAA TTTCTTGAAGCTATGTGATCGGGAAGGGGTGGACTCCACCATTGGTTTGGACAATGCTGCAGATCAATTAG GTGTCGAGAGGCGTCGCATTTATGATATTGTCAATATTTTGGAAAGTGTTGGG GTTTTGTCAAGAAAAGCTAAGAATCAGTATAGATGGAATGGGTATAATGCAATTTCTAAGGCTGTAGATTTGCTTAAG AAAGAAGGACTAAAAGATCTGTCCACTGTCTCCTCCACTTGCCACAATGTTTCAAAT GTCATAGCTTGTAACAATTCAGATGTTAAGGAAAAAGGAGAAGGCAAGACTGCTGGATCACATAAAATTG ACAACCGGAAGGAGAAGTCTTTGATGATTCTAGCACAAAATTTTGTAAAGCTTTTCCACTGTTCTGAT GTTGACTTGATATCTCTTGACAAGGCTGCATCAGCTTTGCTTG CAAAGACCAGACGCTTGTATGATATTGCAAATGTTTTTGTGTCCATGAATCTTATTGAGAAG ATACGCAGCCCAGATAATGGAAAACCAGTGTTTAGGTGGATAGCCTGGAAAGAAAATCTGAGGAGTGGGTCCCTTGCATCTGCTAAATCAGATGATTCAACAAGGAGAACTTTTGGGGCAGAGATCACGAATACAACTCCCAAACGATACAGGGATGATTCTTCATCTGATGTAATGTCAAATGGGCAGGTAAAAAGGTTGAAAGTtgcaaaagatgatgaattgaaAGATAAAAAGCAGGAGATATCAACAGAGCAGCTTAATGAACGTGGTACAAAGGATTTTGTATTTGGTCCTTTTGGTCCATCAAGTCTGCCTAGATCAGGAATTTCtggaaaagaaaatttgaaacagATTCAGAACTGGGAGGATCTTGCATCTAAATATCACCCTCAGTATCAAAATAAGG CTGCAAATGAGCTTTTTGCTCATTATGTTGAGGCATGGGAGTCGTGGCAGGTTGAAGCTGCCAATGAGctgcacaaacaacatgaacattaa
- the LOC101264581 gene encoding E2F transcription factor-like E2FF isoform X1 translates to MSSSLHTEDSQWKNPSIYSRKDKSLGLLCSNFLKLCDREGVDSTIGLDNAADQLGVERRRIYDIVNILESVGVLSRKAKNQYRWNGYNAISKAVDLLKKEGLKDLSTVSSTCHNVSNVIACNNSDVKEKGEGKTAGSHKIDNRKEKSLMILAQNFVKLFHCSDVDLISLDKAASALLGDVHDPMAMKTKTRRLYDIANVFVSMNLIEKIRSPDNGKPVFRWIAWKENLRSGSLASAKSDDSTRRTFGAEITNTTPKRYRDDSSSDVMSNGQVKRLKVAKDDELKDKKQEISTEQLNERGTKDFVFGPFGPSSLPRSGISGKENLKQIQNWEDLASKYHPQYQNKAANELFAHYVEAWESWQVEAANELHKQHEH, encoded by the exons ATGTCATCGTCACTCCATACTGAAGATTCTCAATGGAAAAACCCTAGCATTTATAGCCGCAAGGACAAATCGCTCGGTCTTCTTTGCTCCAA TTTCTTGAAGCTATGTGATCGGGAAGGGGTGGACTCCACCATTGGTTTGGACAATGCTGCAGATCAATTAG GTGTCGAGAGGCGTCGCATTTATGATATTGTCAATATTTTGGAAAGTGTTGGG GTTTTGTCAAGAAAAGCTAAGAATCAGTATAGATGGAATGGGTATAATGCAATTTCTAAGGCTGTAGATTTGCTTAAG AAAGAAGGACTAAAAGATCTGTCCACTGTCTCCTCCACTTGCCACAATGTTTCAAAT GTCATAGCTTGTAACAATTCAGATGTTAAGGAAAAAGGAGAAGGCAAGACTGCTGGATCACATAAAATTG ACAACCGGAAGGAGAAGTCTTTGATGATTCTAGCACAAAATTTTGTAAAGCTTTTCCACTGTTCTGAT GTTGACTTGATATCTCTTGACAAGGCTGCATCAGCTTTGCTTGGTGATGTCCACGATCCGATGGCTATGAAGA CAAAGACCAGACGCTTGTATGATATTGCAAATGTTTTTGTGTCCATGAATCTTATTGAGAAG ATACGCAGCCCAGATAATGGAAAACCAGTGTTTAGGTGGATAGCCTGGAAAGAAAATCTGAGGAGTGGGTCCCTTGCATCTGCTAAATCAGATGATTCAACAAGGAGAACTTTTGGGGCAGAGATCACGAATACAACTCCCAAACGATACAGGGATGATTCTTCATCTGATGTAATGTCAAATGGGCAGGTAAAAAGGTTGAAAGTtgcaaaagatgatgaattgaaAGATAAAAAGCAGGAGATATCAACAGAGCAGCTTAATGAACGTGGTACAAAGGATTTTGTATTTGGTCCTTTTGGTCCATCAAGTCTGCCTAGATCAGGAATTTCtggaaaagaaaatttgaaacagATTCAGAACTGGGAGGATCTTGCATCTAAATATCACCCTCAGTATCAAAATAAGG CTGCAAATGAGCTTTTTGCTCATTATGTTGAGGCATGGGAGTCGTGGCAGGTTGAAGCTGCCAATGAGctgcacaaacaacatgaacattaa
- the LOC101264581 gene encoding E2F transcription factor-like E2FF isoform X3, translating to MSSSLHTEDSQWKNPSIYSRKDKSLGLLCSNFLKLCDREGVDSTIGLDNAADQLGVERRRIYDIVNILESVGVLSRKAKNQYRWNGYNAISKAVDLLKKEGLKDLSTVSSTCHNVSNVIACNNSDVKEKGEGKTAGSHKIDNRKEKSLMILAQNFVKLFHCSDVDLISLDKAASALLGDVHDPMAMKTKTRRLYDIANVFVSMNLIEKIRSPDNGKPVFRWIAWKENLRSGSLASAKSDDSTRRTFGAEITNTTPKRYRDDSSSDVMSNGQVKRLKVAKDDELKDKKQEISTEQLNERGTKDFVFGPFGPSSLPRSGISGKENLKQIQNWEDLASKYHPQYQNKDGSKHVQQGHL from the exons ATGTCATCGTCACTCCATACTGAAGATTCTCAATGGAAAAACCCTAGCATTTATAGCCGCAAGGACAAATCGCTCGGTCTTCTTTGCTCCAA TTTCTTGAAGCTATGTGATCGGGAAGGGGTGGACTCCACCATTGGTTTGGACAATGCTGCAGATCAATTAG GTGTCGAGAGGCGTCGCATTTATGATATTGTCAATATTTTGGAAAGTGTTGGG GTTTTGTCAAGAAAAGCTAAGAATCAGTATAGATGGAATGGGTATAATGCAATTTCTAAGGCTGTAGATTTGCTTAAG AAAGAAGGACTAAAAGATCTGTCCACTGTCTCCTCCACTTGCCACAATGTTTCAAAT GTCATAGCTTGTAACAATTCAGATGTTAAGGAAAAAGGAGAAGGCAAGACTGCTGGATCACATAAAATTG ACAACCGGAAGGAGAAGTCTTTGATGATTCTAGCACAAAATTTTGTAAAGCTTTTCCACTGTTCTGAT GTTGACTTGATATCTCTTGACAAGGCTGCATCAGCTTTGCTTGGTGATGTCCACGATCCGATGGCTATGAAGA CAAAGACCAGACGCTTGTATGATATTGCAAATGTTTTTGTGTCCATGAATCTTATTGAGAAG ATACGCAGCCCAGATAATGGAAAACCAGTGTTTAGGTGGATAGCCTGGAAAGAAAATCTGAGGAGTGGGTCCCTTGCATCTGCTAAATCAGATGATTCAACAAGGAGAACTTTTGGGGCAGAGATCACGAATACAACTCCCAAACGATACAGGGATGATTCTTCATCTGATGTAATGTCAAATGGGCAGGTAAAAAGGTTGAAAGTtgcaaaagatgatgaattgaaAGATAAAAAGCAGGAGATATCAACAGAGCAGCTTAATGAACGTGGTACAAAGGATTTTGTATTTGGTCCTTTTGGTCCATCAAGTCTGCCTAGATCAGGAATTTCtggaaaagaaaatttgaaacagATTCAGAACTGGGAGGATCTTGCATCTAAATATCACCCTCAGTATCAAAATAAGG aTGGTAGCAAACACGTTCAACAAGGACATCTCTGA
- the LOC101264581 gene encoding E2F transcription factor-like E2FF isoform X4, whose protein sequence is MSSSLHTEDSQWKNPSIYSRKDKSLGLLCSNFLKLCDREGVDSTIGLDNAADQLGVERRRIYDIVNILESVGVLSRKAKNQYRWNGYNAISKAVDLLKKEGLKDLSTVSSTCHNVSNVIACNNSDVKEKGEGKTAGSHKIDNRKEKSLMILAQNFVKLFHCSDVDLISLDKAASALLAKTRRLYDIANVFVSMNLIEKIRSPDNGKPVFRWIAWKENLRSGSLASAKSDDSTRRTFGAEITNTTPKRYRDDSSSDVMSNGQVKRLKVAKDDELKDKKQEISTEQLNERGTKDFVFGPFGPSSLPRSGISGKENLKQIQNWEDLASKYHPQYQNKDGSKHVQQGHL, encoded by the exons ATGTCATCGTCACTCCATACTGAAGATTCTCAATGGAAAAACCCTAGCATTTATAGCCGCAAGGACAAATCGCTCGGTCTTCTTTGCTCCAA TTTCTTGAAGCTATGTGATCGGGAAGGGGTGGACTCCACCATTGGTTTGGACAATGCTGCAGATCAATTAG GTGTCGAGAGGCGTCGCATTTATGATATTGTCAATATTTTGGAAAGTGTTGGG GTTTTGTCAAGAAAAGCTAAGAATCAGTATAGATGGAATGGGTATAATGCAATTTCTAAGGCTGTAGATTTGCTTAAG AAAGAAGGACTAAAAGATCTGTCCACTGTCTCCTCCACTTGCCACAATGTTTCAAAT GTCATAGCTTGTAACAATTCAGATGTTAAGGAAAAAGGAGAAGGCAAGACTGCTGGATCACATAAAATTG ACAACCGGAAGGAGAAGTCTTTGATGATTCTAGCACAAAATTTTGTAAAGCTTTTCCACTGTTCTGAT GTTGACTTGATATCTCTTGACAAGGCTGCATCAGCTTTGCTTG CAAAGACCAGACGCTTGTATGATATTGCAAATGTTTTTGTGTCCATGAATCTTATTGAGAAG ATACGCAGCCCAGATAATGGAAAACCAGTGTTTAGGTGGATAGCCTGGAAAGAAAATCTGAGGAGTGGGTCCCTTGCATCTGCTAAATCAGATGATTCAACAAGGAGAACTTTTGGGGCAGAGATCACGAATACAACTCCCAAACGATACAGGGATGATTCTTCATCTGATGTAATGTCAAATGGGCAGGTAAAAAGGTTGAAAGTtgcaaaagatgatgaattgaaAGATAAAAAGCAGGAGATATCAACAGAGCAGCTTAATGAACGTGGTACAAAGGATTTTGTATTTGGTCCTTTTGGTCCATCAAGTCTGCCTAGATCAGGAATTTCtggaaaagaaaatttgaaacagATTCAGAACTGGGAGGATCTTGCATCTAAATATCACCCTCAGTATCAAAATAAGG aTGGTAGCAAACACGTTCAACAAGGACATCTCTGA
- the LOC101265497 gene encoding uncharacterized protein, producing MASSTINRWLRPEVYPLFAAVGVAVGICGMQLVRNICTNPEVRVTKENRAAGVLDNFSEGEKYSEHALRKFVRNKSPEIMPSINGFFSNPN from the exons ATGGCTTCTTCCACCATTAATCGATGGCTGAGGCCTGAG GTGTATCCACTTTTTGCAGCCGTAGGCGTTGCTGTAGGGATCTGTGGAATGCAATTGGTTCGTAATATCTGCACCAACCCTGAAGTCAG GGTGACAAAGGAAAACAGGGCAGCAGGAGTGCTGGATAATTTTTCAGAAGGGGAGAAATATTCAGAGCATGCTCTAAGGAAGTTTGTTCGAAACAAGTCTCCGGAGATTATGCCATCAATCAACGGCTTCTTCAGTAATCCAAACTAA
- the LOC101055524 gene encoding Hop-interacting protein THI043, with translation MAAASARVLLASRLADLSLKPHQHPPHLPSPFTHHLLIRPLLPSLSASTRRRTSVNCLISGVDGGGVSDDFVSTRKSGFGSEFSVIANMLKRIEPLDTSVISKGVSDSAKDSMKQTISTMLGLLPSDQFSITVRFSKHALDRLIVSSIITGYTLWNAEYRISLMRNFDIPSDNLKGFNSTEEDVNSGSKSEGIEGGERGVGVNMSSAVSEKMDIQALGNLSPEALKYVQQLEEELSSIKQELHSQQQENLQMEYINESNNDLLEYLRSLESDMVTELSRPSSFEVEEIIKELTQNILQIFFKEDDVNKEEDPNFSGAKDYQSSDSELCDAIGTSRDYLAKLLFWCMLLGHHLRGLENRLHLSCVVGLL, from the exons ATGGCTGCCGCCTCAGCTAGGGTTTTACTCGCATCTCGTCTAGCAGACCTATCACTTAAGCCTCATCAACATCCTCCTCACCTACCCTCTCCTTTTACCCACCACCTCCTCATCCGTCCCTTACTTCCTTCTCTTTCCGCTTCCACCAGGCGGCGTACGTCCGTTAACTGCCTTATTTCCGGCGTAGACGGCGGCGGTGTTTCGGACGACTTTGTTTCCACCAGGAAATCCGGTTTCGGCAGTGAATTCTCTGTTATTGCCAATATGCTCAAGCGAATTGAACCGTTGGACACTTCTGTTATATCTAAAGGCGTTTCTGATTCAGCTAAGGACTCAATGAAGCAGACCATTTCTACTATGTTAGGCTTGCTCCCTTCAGATCAATTCTCAATCACTGTTCGGTTTTCCAAACACGCTCTCGATCGCCTCATTGTTTCTTCTATCATTACCGG GTATACGTTGTGGAATGCGGAGTACAGGATATCCTTGATGAGGAATTTTGATATCCCATCAGATAATTTGAAAGGCTTCAACTCAACGGAAGAGGATGTGAACTCTGGCTCAAAGAGCGAGGGGATAGAGGGGGGAGAACGCGGAGTTGGTGTAAATATGTCTTCGGCGGTTTCAGAGAAAATGGATATTCAAGCTCTTGGGAATTTATCTCCGGAAGCTCTGAAATATGTTCAACAATTAGAAGAAGAACTCTCATCAATTAAGCAG GAACTGCATTCCCAGCAACAGGAAAATTTGCAAATGGAGTATATCAACGAAAGTAACAATGATTTGCTGGAATACCTCCGGTCACTGGAATCTGACATG GTGACTGAACTATCTAGACCATCATCCTTTGAGGTGGAGGAAATTATTAAGGAACTTACTCAAAACATAttgcaaatatttttcaaagagGACGATgttaacaaagaagaagatcCTAATTTTAGTGGTGCCAAAGACTATCAGAGTAGTGATTCCGAATTATGCGATGCAATAGGCACTTCTCGGGATTACTTGGCAAAACTACTTTTCTG GTGTATGTTATTGGGCCATCATTTGAGAGGATTGGAGAACAGATTGCATCTAAGTTGTGTGGTCGGCTTGTTATGA
- the LOC101265190 gene encoding probable galacturonosyltransferase-like 10 — MVLSKKLIFFVLFLSISLFLFPASAIRGFVEKPRNIKIDGYLDYVESPEYRNSRECPVLDTNMLICDPNLIHVAMTLDVKYFRGSVAAVHSVLKHSSCPENVYFHFVASKDKDFQDLRKMVKSIFPSLSFKVYSFNEFRVKKLISSSIRQALDNPLNYARTYLAEIIQPCVERVIYLDSDVVLVDDIQKLWSISLTGSKIIGAPEYCQANFRTYFTNNFWSDPKLSNVFQGKKPCYFNTGVMVMDLGKWRKGDYTVKIEKWMKIQKEKRIYELGSLPPFMLVFGGEIERIDHRWNQHGLGGDNLVNSCRTLHPGPVSLLHWSGKGKPWVRLDQGSPCPVDLLWMPYDLYRLSSIDSLGDQERRAMI, encoded by the coding sequence ATGGTTCTTTCTAAAAAACTCATCTTTTTTGTTCTGTTTTTGTCGATTTCTCTGTTTCTATTTCCAGCAAGTGCTATCAGAGGTTTTGTTGAGAAGCCcagaaatataaaaattgatgggTATTTGGATTATGTTGAATCTCCAGAGTATCGTAATAGCCGTGAATGTCCAGTTTTAGATACGAATATGTTAATTTGTGACCCAAATTTGATACATGTAGCTATGACTCTTGATGTCAAATATTTTAGAGGATCAGTAGCAGCAGTTCACTCTGTTCTCAAGCATTCATCTTGCCCAGAAAATGTTTATTTCCATTTTGTGGCTTCGAAGGATAAAGATTTTCAAGACCTGAGAAAGATGGTGAAGTCCATATTTCCATCTCTGAGTTTCAAAGTTTACAGCTTTAATGAATTTCGAGTGAAGAAACTGATATCATCTTCGATTCGTCAAGCTCTTGATAATCCATTGAACTATGCTAGGACTTATTTAGCTGAGATCATCCAGCCCTGTGTTGAAAGGgtaatttatcttgattctGATGTTGTTTTGGTTGATGACATCCAAAAGTTATGGTCAATTTCTTTAACTGGTTCGAAAATTATTGGAGCTCCAGAGTATTGTCAAGCAAATTTCAGAACATATTTCACCAACAATTTTTGGTCTGACCCGAAATTATCGAATGTGTTTCAAGGGAAAAAGCCTTGTTATTTCAATACAGGGGTGATGGTTATGGATTTAGGGAAATGGAGAAAAGGGGATTATACAGTTAAGATTGAGAAATGGATGAAGATACAGAAAGAAAAAAGGATTTATGAATTGGGATCATTGCCACCATTTATGTTGGTATTTGGAGGGGAAATTGAAAGAATTGATCATAGATGGAATCAACATGGGCTTGGTGGAGATAATTTGGTGAATAGTTGTAGAACATTGCATCCAGGTCCAGTCAGTTTGTTGCATTGGAGTGGTAAAGGGAAACCTTGGGTCAGGCTTGATCAAGGGAGTCCTTGTCCTGTTGATCTTTTATGGATgccttatgatctgtatagacttagCTCAATTGATTCTTTGGGCGATCAAGAGCGAAGAGCTATGATTTGA